The Kineothrix sp. IPX-CK genomic interval TGATAAGGATGACAATGAGATTGTCTTCAATCAGGGAAAAACCTGGATCTGTAATATTTGGCAGGAATATGGGGAATTTGTAGAATATGAATAAAACTTTTTAGGGGCGTGTGCTTATGATCGAAGAGCCGGGCGAATGATGATTGACTCATACATCCGCCCGGCTTTTAACAATCCTGAATCTATTTCCAGAACTTCTTTTTCTTATCCTTTACTTCTTCCGGCTCAGGACTGTTATTCTGAGTCGAACGGAGAGTTTTTCCGTTTTCCGCATCGAACTGCTTCAGCAGTTCCTTCGCCTCATTAGAAAGCTTATCGGGCACCTGGACTACCAAGGTTACATAGTGGTCTCCCCGAACTTCCTTGTTACGAAGTGACGGTATTCCTTTTCCTTTCAAACGCACCTTCGTGTCTGTCTGGGTTCCGGCCTTCACATCATAGATGACCTTGCCGTCCACCGTATCGATGACAATTTCGCCGCCTAACGCTGCAACCGGAAATGACATCGGCACAGTAGAATATATATTATATTCCTGGCGCTGGAATATAGGATGTCTTCCAACCACAACTTCGGCGAGAAGATCTCCTCTCGGTCCGCCATTGGTTCCCGGCTCGCCTTTATCCCTGATGCGCACACTCTGCCCATTATCGATACCGGCAGGAATGGATATCTTGATCTTCTTTCTGTTGGCAATATAACCGCTTCCATGACAATCGGCACATTTTTCTTTGACCACCTTGCCGGTTCCGTTACAATCCGGACAGGTCTGAACGTTTCTTACCGTTCCGAAGAAAGATTGCTGGGTAAATACCACTTGACCCTTACCGCCGCACTTGGGGCAAGTCTCCGGGCTGGTTCCCGGTTTTGCACCGCTGCCGTGGCAGGTGGTACATTCATCCTTGAGCGTAAGCTCCACTTCCTTTTCCACGCCAAATACGGCTTCTTCAAAGGTGATGCGTACGCTGGTTCGTATGTTCGCGCCCTTCATCGGTCCGCTGTTCGCTCTACCCCGACGACCGCCGCCGAAGAAATCTCCGAAAATATCTCCGAAAATATCTCCGAAATCAGCACTGTTAAAATCAAATCCGCCGAAGCCGCCTGCGCCGCCTTCAAATGCCGCATGGCCGTATTGGTCGTATTGACGTTTCTTCTCCGGATCGCTAAGTACGGCATATGCCTCCGAAGCCTCTTTAAACTTCTTTTCTGCCTCTTTATCACCTGGATTCATATCGGGGTGATACTTCTTAGCCAGAACTCGATATGCTTTTTTTACCGCAGCTTCATCTGCATTTTTATCTACTCCGAGAACTTCGTAGTAGTCTCGTTTTTGCTCTGCCAT includes:
- the dnaJ gene encoding molecular chaperone DnaJ, whose amino-acid sequence is MAEQKRDYYEVLGVDKNADEAAVKKAYRVLAKKYHPDMNPGDKEAEKKFKEASEAYAVLSDPEKKRQYDQYGHAAFEGGAGGFGGFDFNSADFGDIFGDIFGDFFGGGRRGRANSGPMKGANIRTSVRITFEEAVFGVEKEVELTLKDECTTCHGSGAKPGTSPETCPKCGGKGQVVFTQQSFFGTVRNVQTCPDCNGTGKVVKEKCADCHGSGYIANRKKIKISIPAGIDNGQSVRIRDKGEPGTNGGPRGDLLAEVVVGRHPIFQRQEYNIYSTVPMSFPVAALGGEIVIDTVDGKVIYDVKAGTQTDTKVRLKGKGIPSLRNKEVRGDHYVTLVVQVPDKLSNEAKELLKQFDAENGKTLRSTQNNSPEPEEVKDKKKKFWK